The Marinomonas sp. CT5 genome contains the following window.
GAACATACTTGGAAAGAAAACGAACCCTATTTCGAAGAATTAAATATCCAAGTGTCCCTGCCTTGGAAAGACCAACCTCTCCCTTATCGGCATGAAGTTATTAGTCTATGCGAAGCTTTGCATGAGGATTTCTATTTTTCATTACAAGAATGGTTCAAAGCAAAAGCGGGTTACCTTCCTAGTGAAAGGATTAGTCAGCCGGGTCAAATTGTTCCAGAGATACATTATTCAGAAACGAATGACCTAACAATCGCCATAGAAACAAGAGTATATCAAACAGAAAACTCGGCAAGTCAGCAAAGCCTAGAAACGGCCGAAGGGCCAATCAGTATGTCGCAAGTTGAAAATGAACTCGCGAAAATCACAGGTGATATTTTTACGGCTGATACAATAGCAGGCCGAAAAGTAAATGCTCGCTACCACCCAGGCCAAGACTTCTCTGTGATGATTAGTGGTGGACAACACGCTAATGAAACAACCGGTGTTGTTGGAGCTTTGCGTGCAGCTCACGTTCTGAATCAACAAGAAGGCAGCCATTTTACGATCTCGCCATTGGAAAATCCTGATGGTTACGCTTTGCACCAAAGGTTAATCAAAGACAACCCGCAACATATGCATCATGCTGCTCGCTACACAGGATTGGGTGATGATTTGGAGTATAGAGACACAGGCATTCTTTACGAAAAAGAAATTCGCCATAAAGCTCGACAAATAAGCCAAGCACAGTTGCATATTAACCTTCATGGTTATCCATCTCATGAATGGACTCGGCCTCTTTCTGGTTATGTTCCTCACGGTTTTGATATGTGGACTATACCAAAAGGTTTTTTCTTAATTTTACGTCACAGCATGAATGAAAAATGGGCGGCCTATGCCGAAAAATTCATTCAACAAGTCACACTAAAACTGAGCAATATTCCAGGTGTATTGGCGTTTAATCATGAACAAATTGAGCTTTATAAGAAGCATGCAGGAGAAACAGACTTTCGTATAATAAACAGTTTTCCTTGTCTTATTTCTCATGGCAAACCCGAAGACATTCCTATACAACTTATTACTGAATATCCTGATGAAACCATCTATGGGGAGCATTTCATTACGGGCCATGACGTACAGAAAGCCACCGTCTTAGCCGCCTACGAAGTACATCAGCGGCTATCTTCGAACTCATAGCAAAAATATAGATCGGACAAAGAGTATTTGTCTGATCTATAGCCTAAAACCTTTTATTACAGATATATCTCAAATAGTTTAAAGGTATCAGATCGGCAGCTAGGCAAAACTAAAGATGAAAAAATCCATTCCCTAGTAGAGCTGTTCATCCATTTTCAACATCATGCATCGGCTAACTGAGATCCTACTTGATTAGCCTTCTGCGCCAGTTTTTCCAACACTCGACTGACAGCCACAAAGCCAAAAGTGGCCGTAACAACTGTGCTAGCACCAAAACCTGTATCGCAATTCATCTTGGTTTCTGTATCCCCTTTTTGGCGTTGCTCGCAAACTGTTCCATTCAACTGTGGGTATTTTAATTGTTCCAAGGAGTACACACATTCGATATCAAAGCGACGTTTGGTATTACGTGAGAAGTTATAGTGACGTCTTAAAAAGTTGCGCAATTTAGCGGCCAAAGGGTCCTGCTCTGTACGCGATAAATCAGCAATTTGGATCTGCGTTGGATCAATTTGACCGCCAGCCCCACCAACGGTGATAATTTTTCGCTTATTGCGCTTACACCAAGCGATTAGAGCGGCTTTTGGCTTTAAGCTATCAATCGCATCAATAACATAATCAAATGGCTCAGAAAGCAGCTCAGAGATATTATCTGGAGTAATAAAATCTTCGATGCACGTCACTTGGCAATCGGGGTTAATCAGCTTTATTCGTTCTTCCATGGCCTCTACTTTGGCCTTACCTATGTTGCCATCCAGCGCATGAATTTGGCGATTGGTGTTAGTGACACACACGTCGTCCATATCGATCAGTGTAATTTTACCTATGCCTGAGCGCGCCAAAGCTTCCGCAGCCCAAGAACCAACGCCACCAATGCCAATGACACACACATGAGCTTGCGTGAAGTATTCATAGGCAGCGTGCCCATATAAACGGCGAATGCCACCAAAGCGTTGATCATTTATCAATTTTGTCTCCTCGCAGTGGGTCTACCCTGCGCTTTTCATCCTAATACGTGTATTCTTGCACTTAGAAAATGGTAATTAAACTTTATCAATCATTTTGTACTGTGAGCGCTATGATTCAGCAAGCCTTTGAAATGCTTGGGTTAACACCAAGAGAAATGCAACTTTATCAAACCTTATTAAAGCTCGGACCCTCTTCAATTCGAGACATTGCCGAACACAGTGGCATTAATCGCGGTACAACCTATGAGTCACTAAAACAGCTACAAGGTAAAGGCGTTGTGAGCTATTTCCCTAAAGGAAAGCGACGACTTTTTAGCGCAGAAAATCCCGATATTTTATTAAATCTAGCGGAAGAAAAGCGCAACCGCTTGGACAAAACTATCGAAAATCTTAAAAATACGATTATTCCTAATTTGCACCAACAGCAACCAGATTATCATCAAACCAATGTTCGTTATTACGAAGGAGATGATGGTATAGAGTGGGTGTTGCGCGACATTTTAAACGTGGTGTCGCAACAAAACCATAAAGAATATTGTGTGTTTTCTTCTAAACCGATTCGGCCTTTTTTATATCGCCCATTCCCCAACTATACGAAGCAAAGAGTAAAACTAGGTATTAACGTAAAGGTAATCGCCTTAGGAGATGGTGGTGAAGAAGCCGAATTATCGGAAAGGAAATGGATTAAAACCGAGGGTTCAGTCGACGCCAGTTATATTGCTATCTACCCACCCAAGTGTGCAATCATCTCGTTAGCCAGTAACAACTTCCCGTCGGCAGTCGTACTAGATTCAAAAGACATTGCCAAAGCACAGCAGATCATCTTTGATACTCTGTGGAAGATGCTTTAAACGCCAATCGAGCAAGCCAAATTTCAGTCAATAAAAAAAGCAGCTCGAAAGCTGCTTTTTTGTCTTTTCCCTCAACCTTTCCGCTTATTTCTTATCGCGAAACTGCTGAAGTGTACGTAAGCGAGCCATGGCTTCTACCAATTCTGCTGTCGCACGTGAATAGTCGACGTCTGGTTTTTGGTTAGCTAAAAGCTCTTTAGCATGTGCCTGAGCTTTTAGTGCCGCCTCTTCGTCCAGATCTCTTGCACGAGTGGCTGTGTTAGCCAAGACGGTGACACGGTGCGGTTGAACTTCTAAGAAGCCACCGGACACGAAGATAAACTCTTCGTCACCATTTTCTTTAACCACACGAACAGGACCTGGTTGCAGAGTCGTCAACAATGGCGCATGTCCAGGCATAATGCCCAAATCGCCATAGCTGCCTGCAGCCACAAGAGATTGTACCGTACCGGAAAAAATCTCTTGTTCAGCGCTTACGATATCGCAGTGTACTGTGATAGCCATAAGTTGCCTCTCTTAGTCATACTTAGCAAAAGCGCTTAAGTGCGCTTTTGCTTCGCGTGATGGTTAAAGTTTCTTAGCTTTCTCGACAGCTTCGTCGATGCTACCAATCATGTAGAACGCTTGCTCTGGAAGGTCATCAAACTCACCATCCAAAATACCTTTGAAGCCACGAATTGTGTCTTTCAAAGAAACATACTTACCAGGAGCACCAGTAAATACTTCTGCTACGAAGAAAGGCTGAGACAAGAAACGCTGGATTTTACGAGAACGGTTAACCGTTTGCTTATCTTCTTCAGATAACTCGTCCATACCCAAGATTGCGATGATGTCTTTCAATTCTTTGTAACGTTGCAATACCATTTGTACGCCACGCGCTACATCGTAGTGCTCTTGACCGATAACAAGTGGGTCAAGCTGACGAGAAGTAGAATCAAGTGGGTCGATCGCTGGGTAGATACCCAAAGATGCGATGTCACGAGACAATACAACCGTTGCGTCCAAGTGAGAGAAGGTTGTTGCTGGAGAAGGGTCAGTCAAGTCATCCGCAGGTACGTATACCGCTTGAACAGATGTGATAGAGCCCGTCTTAGTAGAGGTGATACGTTCTTGAAGAACACCCATCTCTTCAGCAAGTGTAGGCTGGTAACCTACCGCAGATGGCATACGACCTAGCAATGCTGATACTTCAGTACCGGCAAGCGTGTAACGGTAGATGTTATCTACGAAGAAAAGTACGTCACGACCTTCGTCACGGAATTTTTCTGCCATAGTCAAACCAGTCAAAGCAACACGTAGACGGTTACCTGGTGGCTCGTTCATCTGACCGTATACTAGAGATACTTTGTCGATTACGTTCGAGTCAGTCATCTCGTGGTAGAAATCGTTACCTTCACGAGTACGCTCACCAACACCTGCGAATACAGAGTAACCGCTGTGCTCGATCGCGATGTTACGGATAAGCTCCATCATGTTTACGGTTTTACCTACACCGGCACCACCAAACAGACCAACTTTACCACCTTTCGCGAAAGGACAAACAAGGTCGATAACCTTGATACCCGTTTCTAGCAATTCGTTGCTAGAAGACTGCTCAGCATAAGAAGGAGCAGAACGGTGAATAGACCAACGCTCTTCTTCGCCGATAGGACCTTTTTCATCAATAGGGTTACCTAGAACGTCCATAATACGTCCTAGAGTTTGCGTACCTACTGGTACAGAAACCGGTTTGTTTGTGTTTTGAACAGCCAAACCACGCTTCATTCCATCGGTAGAACCCATGGCGATAGTACGAACAACACCATCACCTAGTTGCTGTTGAACTTCCAACACCAACTCTTTGCCCTCAATTGTCAGGGCATCATATACTTTTGGCACGTCATCACGTGGGAATTCCACGTCGATAACCGCACCGATAATTTGTACGATTTGTCCGCTACTCATGTTCGGATCCTCTTAAATACCTAAATACCTTAAACCGCTGCCGCGCCGCTGACTATCTCAGAAATTTCCTGAGTAATCGCTGCTTGACGAGCCTTGTTGTACACCAACTGCAATTCATCAATGATATCACCAGCGTTGTCGGTTGCGTTTTTCATCGCAAGCATACGAGCTGCTTGTTCACACGCAATGTTCTCAACCACTGACTGATATACTTGAGATTCAATATAGCGAACCAATAATCCGTCTAAAATTTCAACGGCTTCAGGCTCGTAGATATAATCCCAGTGGTGCTTTAACTCTGTATTCTCTTCCGCTTTCAATGGCAAAAGTTGCTCAACCGTCGGTTTCTGAGTCATGGTGTTCACAAACTCATTTGAAACTACATAAAGACGATCAATACGACCTTCATCAAATGCGTCTAGCATCACTTTTACACTACCGACTAGGTCGTCAGCTTTCGGTGCATCACCTAAGCCAGTGTGTGCTGCTGTGACATTTCCGCCGTAGTTACGAAAGAATGAAACGGATTTAGAGCCAATCGCACAGATGTCGATTTCAACACCTGAATCAGCAAACTGTTTCATATCTTTAATAGCTGCCTTGAACACGTTAACGTTCAAGCCGCCACATAAACCACGGTCAGAAGAGATTACGATATAACCAACACGCTTCGCCTCACGCTCGGTAAGGTAACGGTGTTTATACTCAGGATTCGCGTTGGCCAAATGACCAACTACTTGGCGAATTCGTTCCGCATACGGACGAGAAGCGGCCATACGATCCTGAGCTTTACGCGTTTTACTTGCTGCTACTTTTTCCATAGCGCGAGTAATTTTACGCGTATTGTTAATGCTCGAAATCTGAGTGCGTATCTCTTTTCCGACTGCCATAATAGAACTGCCCTTGTGAGAATGTTATTTCACAAACTGCAAGAAAATGGTGACAAGCTAACAGATTAGTTTGTCACCAAAGTCATTACCAAGTTTGCGTCGCTTTAAACTTCTCGATTGCCGCTTTAAATGTCGCTTCAATCTCGCCGTTAAAATTACCAGTTTTGTTAATGTCAGCCATAAGATCAGTGTGTTCACTGTTCATGTAGCTCAACAAAGCCGTTTCAAAACTACCAATTTTGCTTGTTTCAACATCTTCAAGGAAGCCATCATTAGCAGCGTAAAGAACTACGCCCATATCAGCTACAGACATAGGAGAGAACTGCTTCTGTTTCATCAGTTCAGTAACCTGTTTACCGTGCTCTAGCTGTTTACGAGTCGCTTCATCTAGGTCAGATGCGAACTGAGCAAATGCTGCCAATTCACGGTATTGAGCCAATGCTAGACGAATACCGCCACCTAGTTTCTTAACGATCTTAGTTTGCGCTGCACCACCAACACGAGATACAGAAATACCGGCGTTCATCGCTGGACGGATACCTGCGTTAAACAAGCTCGTCTCAAGGAAGATTTGACCATCTGTAATAGAGATAACGTTAGTCGGTACGAAAGCCGATACGTCACCACCTTGTGTTTCGATGATTGGCAATGCAGTCAAAGAACCTGTTTTACCTTTCACTTCACCATTAGTGAACTGCTCAACGTACTCTACGTTTACACGAGATGCACGTTCAAGAAGACGAGAGTGAAGGTAGAATACATC
Protein-coding sequences here:
- a CDS encoding M14 family metallopeptidase gives rise to the protein MSTIFSSTQTPTLQQLIKQFGKTEYQGQLIEAWVFANQEHRQYAESALLELGVKAKFRSAYKPLLHFFLEEMDVISSNVTRIEVHYPVDQSASEKRFLLETYPLSTLVGKAKIHFVAHSKASYFYDVILRSETGIQTQHKVFAPNHLHLDFTNQTHLSPTGWLKITDTAGKTTVNERLITDYETLFNAGMAAITEHTWKENEPYFEELNIQVSLPWKDQPLPYRHEVISLCEALHEDFYFSLQEWFKAKAGYLPSERISQPGQIVPEIHYSETNDLTIAIETRVYQTENSASQQSLETAEGPISMSQVENELAKITGDIFTADTIAGRKVNARYHPGQDFSVMISGGQHANETTGVVGALRAAHVLNQQEGSHFTISPLENPDGYALHQRLIKDNPQHMHHAARYTGLGDDLEYRDTGILYEKEIRHKARQISQAQLHINLHGYPSHEWTRPLSGYVPHGFDMWTIPKGFFLILRHSMNEKWAAYAEKFIQQVTLKLSNIPGVLAFNHEQIELYKKHAGETDFRIINSFPCLISHGKPEDIPIQLITEYPDETIYGEHFITGHDVQKATVLAAYEVHQRLSSNS
- the tcdA gene encoding tRNA cyclic N6-threonylcarbamoyladenosine(37) synthase TcdA, yielding MINDQRFGGIRRLYGHAAYEYFTQAHVCVIGIGGVGSWAAEALARSGIGKITLIDMDDVCVTNTNRQIHALDGNIGKAKVEAMEERIKLINPDCQVTCIEDFITPDNISELLSEPFDYVIDAIDSLKPKAALIAWCKRNKRKIITVGGAGGQIDPTQIQIADLSRTEQDPLAAKLRNFLRRHYNFSRNTKRRFDIECVYSLEQLKYPQLNGTVCEQRQKGDTETKMNCDTGFGASTVVTATFGFVAVSRVLEKLAQKANQVGSQLADA
- a CDS encoding helix-turn-helix domain-containing protein gives rise to the protein MIQQAFEMLGLTPREMQLYQTLLKLGPSSIRDIAEHSGINRGTTYESLKQLQGKGVVSYFPKGKRRLFSAENPDILLNLAEEKRNRLDKTIENLKNTIIPNLHQQQPDYHQTNVRYYEGDDGIEWVLRDILNVVSQQNHKEYCVFSSKPIRPFLYRPFPNYTKQRVKLGINVKVIALGDGGEEAELSERKWIKTEGSVDASYIAIYPPKCAIISLASNNFPSAVVLDSKDIAKAQQIIFDTLWKML
- a CDS encoding F0F1 ATP synthase subunit epsilon, producing the protein MAITVHCDIVSAEQEIFSGTVQSLVAAGSYGDLGIMPGHAPLLTTLQPGPVRVVKENGDEEFIFVSGGFLEVQPHRVTVLANTATRARDLDEEAALKAQAHAKELLANQKPDVDYSRATAELVEAMARLRTLQQFRDKK
- the atpD gene encoding F0F1 ATP synthase subunit beta; the protein is MSSGQIVQIIGAVIDVEFPRDDVPKVYDALTIEGKELVLEVQQQLGDGVVRTIAMGSTDGMKRGLAVQNTNKPVSVPVGTQTLGRIMDVLGNPIDEKGPIGEEERWSIHRSAPSYAEQSSSNELLETGIKVIDLVCPFAKGGKVGLFGGAGVGKTVNMMELIRNIAIEHSGYSVFAGVGERTREGNDFYHEMTDSNVIDKVSLVYGQMNEPPGNRLRVALTGLTMAEKFRDEGRDVLFFVDNIYRYTLAGTEVSALLGRMPSAVGYQPTLAEEMGVLQERITSTKTGSITSVQAVYVPADDLTDPSPATTFSHLDATVVLSRDIASLGIYPAIDPLDSTSRQLDPLVIGQEHYDVARGVQMVLQRYKELKDIIAILGMDELSEEDKQTVNRSRKIQRFLSQPFFVAEVFTGAPGKYVSLKDTIRGFKGILDGEFDDLPEQAFYMIGSIDEAVEKAKKL
- the atpG gene encoding F0F1 ATP synthase subunit gamma, yielding MAVGKEIRTQISSINNTRKITRAMEKVAASKTRKAQDRMAASRPYAERIRQVVGHLANANPEYKHRYLTEREAKRVGYIVISSDRGLCGGLNVNVFKAAIKDMKQFADSGVEIDICAIGSKSVSFFRNYGGNVTAAHTGLGDAPKADDLVGSVKVMLDAFDEGRIDRLYVVSNEFVNTMTQKPTVEQLLPLKAEENTELKHHWDYIYEPEAVEILDGLLVRYIESQVYQSVVENIACEQAARMLAMKNATDNAGDIIDELQLVYNKARQAAITQEISEIVSGAAAV